Genomic DNA from Desulfonema ishimotonii:
GAGGGCAGTGTGCTGGTTCAGCCCCAGGTGTGCGGAGAGGCGGAGCTGATTGCCGGACTGGTGCGGGACCCGCAGTTCGGGCCGTGCGTGATGTTCGGGCTGGGCGGGGTGATGGCCGAAGTGCTTGACGATGTGGTGTTCGCCGTCGCACCGCTGACCCATGCCGATGCGCTGGAACTGATCGGCAGACTGAAGGCACAGAAACTCCTGAACGGGTTCCGGGGAGCGCCCCCTGCGGACCGGGAGATGCTGGCCCGGATACTGGTACGCCTCGGCAGGCTGGGCAATGATTATCCCCGGATCAGAGAGGTGGACATCAACCCGCTGATGGTGGCCGGTGGCAAGCCGGTTGCGGTCGATGCGTCGGTGATTCTGTCTGCGTAGAAGCAGATTGTCAGGAGACGTGCCCGCACTGCGTGACGTATCGTTCCGACGCCATGCGTCGCGTGAAGAGAATTCAGGCAGGCTTCCGTCTGATGACAGGACGCAGGAGCGTCCGGTCGGGCGTTCCGACGCAGAGCGTCGGAACGATACGAGGAGGAATGCGGCGGGCACATGCACTCCGCAGTAACAGATTCAACTGGCACAGGGCGCCTGAAATACACCGGTTATAAGTACCTACTCAAAAGTTTTTACAATCAGTCAGACTCGATAACATACTGCGAACCGAAGTTTGCAAGTGAGTACCCGATCAGTAATTTTTTAATAAAAATACAACAGTGTCATTCCGGGCGAAGCGTTAATTCCTGAGATTCCTCACATTCGTTCGGAATGACAGAAAAAAAGTCGGGAACTTTTGGATAGGTACTGACTTTGTACCCGGCAACAGTCAATGTCCGACCGGTCACTTCCGTGAGGAGCGCGTTGCCCCGCCCCACAGCTTCCAGCCGAGCATTCCCCATGTCAGGTTGTACACCTGTCTGACACCCTGTTTTTTCAGAGACCAGGCCACAACCGGGGAGCGGTGTCCGGTCATGCAGATCACGATTACCGGCGTTTCCGGGTTGCAGCCGTCCGGCAACACCGGTTTCAGCATTGCGTCCGGGACATGCCGCACACCGTCAATGTGAAACAAATTGTACTCAGCCTGCGTCCTCACGTCGATGAGCAGAAATGCGGCCCGTTCTGCCCCTGTCTTCTGTCTCAGTTGCCAGGGAAACAGGGGGCGGACGCCCATAAAAAACCAGAACAGATCCCATCCGAAGATGAAACCGCAGCTCAGGATGATGAAAACCACCATAACGCGCCTCCGTCTTCCAGGGTTCTCCACAGCAATTTCTCCCGCTTCTCCCCTCACCTGCGACGACTTCATGCAATTGATTTTGTGGCTTCGGGAGTTCAGACTTTATCTGAACGCCCGGTTTTCAGAAATTTTATTCCGGTAAAAATCTTACAAAATCAAATGGCATAAAGCACTGCTGCGGGGTCGGCGTGCCGGAACAGGGAGTGCATGAGCGTCGTTCATGCACTCCGGAATTTTACGACCCCATAACGGCGTTCGACACACAGGCGGCGTGTAAAAGGCACGCTCGGATAACATGAAAGCGTTTATCTCCGAAACCGGTGCGGACAGCCCATTATGCCGCGACCAGAAATTCCGCAAACGTATCCGGGGCCATCTTCCCGAAATAGCGGTTCAGATCTGCCCCCTCAAGCGCCTGCCGCACCGCATCCGAACGATAGCGGATACCGGTCAGCCGCGTTTCCAGATCCGCCACATTGCCGTGCCCCAGAAAGTCGCCGTAGATCCTGATCTGCCGGATCTCTCCGCCTTCCACCTCAATGCGGGCGTCAATCTGCCCCATTTCAAAGCGCCGGACCCGGCGGATGTTGAATCTGGGCGAACGGCCATAGTTCCAGTCCCAGGAACGGTATTTTTCCTGGGCCAGACTGTGAACCCCTTCCCAGTCCGCATCTGTCAGTCGGTATTCCCGCAGCCCGTTGCCCGGGGAAAAAACCGCCTCCAGGAGGCATCCCCTGAAAGCGTCCATACTCATCGGTTTTTCCAGAAATTCTGAGATATTAGCCACCCGGCTGCGGACCGATTTCAGCCCTTTGGACTCAATTTTGTCTGCGCTGACATTCAGGGCCCTCACCACGGTGTCAAGGTCGGAATCCAGCAGCAGGGTGCCGTGGCTTAACATGCTTTTGCCGTTTGAATACTGGGCATTGCCCGATATCTTCCGCCCACTGACGACTATATCGTTGCGCCCGTTCAGCGCGGCCGGAACCCCCATACGGTTCAGCGCCCGGATAACCGGCGATGTGAATTTTTTAAAATTGTTGAGGTGATGCCGGTCATACCGGGTGATGAAGCTGAAGTTGAGATTGCCGGAATCGTGATATACGGCCCCGCCGCCCGAAACCCGGCGGACCACGCGGATGCCCTTTTCCCGGACATAGTCCGCATTAATTTCCTCGACGGTGTTCTGGTTTCTGCCGATGATAACGGACGGCGCATTGATATAAAACAGCAGGTACGGGTGTCCCATGTCCAGGTGACGCAGGCAATATTCCTCCAGCGCCAGATTGATGTGGGGATCGGTGATGTCACTGTTGCCCTGAATGAAAAACATAGACGCTCTCTTTACAGCCATGACGGCCGGATTGGGATTTGGCAGACCGCCCGTTCAGCCGTCTGCCGAAAAAAAAGGGCGGATTATGAAATAATTAAGGAAACGCCGTATCAAACGGCGATGCACGGGTCCGTCCCGACGGTGGACAGATGGTTTAAGAAGCT
This window encodes:
- a CDS encoding rhodanese-like domain-containing protein; its protein translation is MVVFIILSCGFIFGWDLFWFFMGVRPLFPWQLRQKTGAERAAFLLIDVRTQAEYNLFHIDGVRHVPDAMLKPVLPDGCNPETPVIVICMTGHRSPVVAWSLKKQGVRQVYNLTWGMLGWKLWGGATRSSRK
- a CDS encoding lipoate--protein ligase — its product is MFFIQGNSDITDPHINLALEEYCLRHLDMGHPYLLFYINAPSVIIGRNQNTVEEINADYVREKGIRVVRRVSGGGAVYHDSGNLNFSFITRYDRHHLNNFKKFTSPVIRALNRMGVPAALNGRNDIVVSGRKISGNAQYSNGKSMLSHGTLLLDSDLDTVVRALNVSADKIESKGLKSVRSRVANISEFLEKPMSMDAFRGCLLEAVFSPGNGLREYRLTDADWEGVHSLAQEKYRSWDWNYGRSPRFNIRRVRRFEMGQIDARIEVEGGEIRQIRIYGDFLGHGNVADLETRLTGIRYRSDAVRQALEGADLNRYFGKMAPDTFAEFLVAA